The Haemophilus parainfluenzae genome window below encodes:
- the ilvA gene encoding threonine ammonia-lyase, biosynthetic produces the protein MKNLLTNPQPSQSDYVNAIVKLGSRVYEAATVTPLQKMGKLSERLHNNIWIKREDRQPVNSFKLRGAYAMISSLSDEQKQAGVIAASAGNHAQGVALSAKQLGLKALIVMPQNTPSIKVDAVRGFGGEVLLHGANFDEAKSKAIELSKSKHMTFIPPFDHPLVIAGQGTLAMEMLQQVADLDYVFVQVGGGGLAAGVAILLKQFMPEIKIIGVESKDSACLNAALEKGEPTDLAHVGLFADGVAVKRIGDETFRLCQKYLDGMVLVDSDEVCAAMKDLFENVRAVSEPSGALGLAGLKKYVKQHNIQGKNMAAILSGANLNFHTLRYVSERCEIGENREALLAVTMPEQPGSFLKFAHVIGNRAVTEFSYRYADNQKACIFVGVRTTNESEKAEIIADLTKNGFDVEDMSNDDIAKTHVRYLIGGRVSNHHERLYSFEFPEQKGALLKFLEILGKRWNISLFHYRAHGADYGNILAAFQLGEKDNAEFEQALAELGYVYEDVSESKAYRYFLR, from the coding sequence CCGCTACAAAAAATGGGGAAATTATCCGAGCGCCTACATAATAATATTTGGATTAAGCGTGAAGACCGCCAACCAGTAAATAGCTTTAAGCTGCGTGGTGCTTATGCAATGATTTCTAGCCTTTCTGATGAACAAAAACAGGCTGGTGTTATTGCTGCTTCTGCGGGTAATCATGCGCAAGGCGTAGCATTATCAGCGAAACAGCTTGGACTAAAAGCATTAATTGTTATGCCACAAAACACACCAAGCATTAAAGTGGATGCAGTTCGTGGATTTGGTGGCGAAGTGTTGCTACATGGAGCTAATTTTGATGAGGCCAAATCCAAAGCTATTGAGCTTTCAAAATCTAAACATATGACATTTATTCCGCCGTTTGATCATCCATTGGTGATCGCGGGTCAAGGGACGTTGGCAATGGAAATGCTGCAACAAGTGGCTGATTTGGATTATGTCTTTGTGCAAGTTGGAGGGGGTGGTCTCGCCGCTGGTGTAGCCATTTTACTCAAGCAATTTATGCCGGAAATCAAAATCATTGGTGTTGAATCCAAAGATTCAGCCTGTTTGAATGCTGCCTTAGAAAAAGGTGAACCTACAGATTTAGCACATGTTGGCTTATTCGCTGATGGTGTGGCGGTAAAACGTATTGGTGACGAAACATTTCGTTTATGTCAAAAATATTTAGACGGTATGGTGCTGGTAGACAGCGATGAAGTTTGCGCAGCAATGAAAGATTTATTCGAAAATGTGCGTGCGGTATCAGAGCCATCTGGTGCGTTAGGTTTAGCCGGTCTGAAAAAATACGTCAAACAGCACAATATTCAAGGCAAAAATATGGCAGCAATTTTATCCGGTGCCAACCTTAACTTTCATACATTGCGTTATGTTTCAGAACGTTGCGAAATAGGTGAAAACCGTGAAGCTTTATTGGCGGTAACTATGCCGGAACAACCGGGTAGTTTCTTAAAATTTGCCCATGTTATTGGTAACCGTGCAGTAACAGAATTTAGTTATCGTTATGCAGATAATCAAAAGGCCTGTATTTTTGTTGGTGTGCGCACGACCAATGAATCTGAAAAAGCGGAGATTATTGCTGACTTAACGAAAAATGGCTTTGATGTAGAAGATATGTCTAATGATGATATCGCCAAAACTCACGTGCGTTATTTAATAGGTGGACGAGTTTCTAATCATCATGAACGACTTTATAGCTTTGAATTTCCAGAGCAGAAAGGCGCTTTACTTAAATTCTTAGAAATATTGGGTAAACGTTGGAATATTTCATTGTTCCATTACCGTGCACATGGAGCCGATTACGGTAATATTCTTGCGGCTTTCCAATTAGGCGAAAAAGATAACGCAGAATTTGAACAAGCTTTAGCAGAACTCGGCTATGTTTATGAAGATGTTAGTGAAAGTAAAGCGTATCGATATTTCTTACGATAG